Proteins encoded in a region of the Salinicoccus sp. RF5 genome:
- a CDS encoding pectate lyase-like adhesive domain-containing protein has product MKRFVVVVLALMLIFTEVLSPVQVNAVEAGNQCEEKAFTVEPFITGDEKLEGEGHPGEEIDLQFKDMEAVIEADEEGHFEHVWEEAVPAEGDTITLTNVPYEIELTVEAGKAEHEELEAELVDTCEPAVPAEEVEGTEAEGSVEEETMEEDSDASIEEGEKEGAEKSAEETSLDEESEEAPAEESPEESEMIEEPVVEESYEAVLEEDGPAEEVVSSEEPIEEEEEELESEEAAPNAKEPDVEEKEEVKSEGDADKETDIAKEKVADKHERTEEADSIEEASEENEEETEEVLKENSVESENRMARFSMATVQGVSEESELPIEEIQAGTANVSSYSGFKKALENENVEKIILNSDFNKSEVSGAVEIKVNSTSTQKIIEGKGHALNIGNDTLVIEDRVISMNIMNIDIFSTNRAKDQGFIRKKDTRMDLRLENIRFNKNQSDSLGMFGSSWESDVHFYGENEINTGSDYSMAFRRVIIHERAHLDLHHYGGKPAFLFNRDKTSSGEYGFKVEKFSILEVESEGAVIKTDLSRNNDIKFNVDQGSEVNLIGSGSVVFDLNTKMDFNINSPRNIDIINDRANTRLFKKWNDVTFSMENTKLSGWHLKNMEDKPSKISPPIEKGGFTFSTTWLLLVIPLWESTVVGQMRPSIDTRKFEEDFPPDMRRMVFEREVIQSLKIEEILDTNTKISGTTVPHAEVTIADVVGITLTKTKADIDGKFTFNLDERFEAGTVLRFDAKLDNAASETVEKTVIGNRLEFGHVSTSIPFNTTEIKDEEMKIYRQNDNPGIEIVETREDRGWKLSVEATTPLTNENQDTLENALYYFSAGSEPELIEGTPVPVARGMTSETIEWVPDEGILLKLNPIRAAADTEYKTTIKWILSDGP; this is encoded by the coding sequence GTGAAGCGATTCGTTGTTGTGGTGCTTGCGCTTATGCTTATATTCACAGAAGTTCTCTCCCCCGTTCAGGTGAATGCTGTAGAGGCGGGCAATCAATGCGAAGAGAAGGCTTTCACCGTCGAGCCGTTCATCACCGGGGATGAGAAGCTCGAAGGCGAAGGGCATCCGGGTGAGGAGATCGACCTCCAGTTCAAGGATATGGAGGCAGTCATCGAGGCGGATGAAGAAGGCCATTTCGAGCATGTCTGGGAAGAGGCAGTGCCTGCTGAAGGTGATACCATCACGCTCACGAATGTGCCTTACGAAATTGAACTGACTGTTGAAGCGGGAAAGGCGGAGCATGAAGAACTAGAGGCAGAGTTGGTCGATACGTGTGAACCTGCGGTACCTGCTGAAGAGGTGGAAGGTACGGAAGCGGAAGGTTCTGTCGAAGAAGAGACGATGGAGGAAGATTCGGATGCATCCATTGAGGAAGGTGAGAAGGAGGGGGCAGAGAAATCTGCTGAGGAAACTTCTCTTGATGAAGAATCTGAGGAAGCGCCTGCCGAGGAGAGTCCCGAAGAATCAGAGATGATTGAGGAGCCTGTAGTAGAAGAATCTTATGAAGCCGTGCTGGAAGAGGACGGGCCGGCAGAAGAGGTGGTTTCATCAGAGGAACCAATTGAGGAAGAAGAGGAAGAATTGGAAAGTGAAGAAGCGGCTCCAAATGCGAAGGAGCCGGATGTAGAGGAAAAAGAAGAGGTCAAATCCGAAGGTGATGCCGATAAGGAAACGGACATCGCCAAGGAAAAAGTTGCTGATAAACACGAACGGACGGAAGAAGCGGATTCGATAGAAGAAGCTTCGGAAGAAAATGAAGAAGAGACAGAGGAAGTATTGAAAGAAAATAGTGTCGAGTCTGAGAATAGGATGGCCCGATTTTCGATGGCAACAGTGCAGGGAGTGTCAGAAGAGAGTGAATTGCCAATTGAAGAAATACAAGCTGGAACAGCAAATGTCTCTAGCTATTCTGGTTTCAAAAAAGCTTTGGAAAATGAGAACGTAGAAAAAATCATTCTAAATAGTGATTTTAATAAAAGCGAAGTGTCTGGTGCTGTCGAGATAAAGGTTAATTCAACTTCAACCCAGAAAATTATAGAGGGTAAGGGGCATGCGCTAAACATTGGTAATGACACACTGGTGATTGAGGACAGAGTCATAAGCATGAACATCATGAATATAGACATCTTCTCAACTAACAGAGCTAAAGATCAGGGGTTTATCAGGAAAAAAGATACCCGCATGGATCTCAGACTGGAGAATATCAGGTTCAACAAGAATCAAAGTGATTCATTGGGCATGTTTGGCTCAAGTTGGGAAAGCGATGTACATTTCTATGGTGAGAATGAAATAAATACAGGCAGTGACTATAGCATGGCGTTTCGCAGAGTAATCATTCATGAGAGAGCACACCTGGACTTACATCATTATGGCGGCAAGCCTGCTTTTTTGTTCAATAGAGATAAGACTTCTTCGGGGGAGTACGGTTTCAAAGTCGAAAAGTTCTCCATTTTGGAAGTTGAATCCGAAGGCGCTGTTATAAAGACTGATTTATCTAGAAACAATGATATAAAATTTAATGTTGATCAGGGAAGTGAAGTCAACCTTATAGGTTCAGGTTCAGTAGTATTTGACTTGAACACCAAAATGGATTTTAATATCAATAGTCCAAGAAATATTGATATCATTAACGATAGGGCAAATACAAGGTTATTTAAAAAGTGGAATGATGTCACTTTTAGCATGGAAAACACTAAGCTGAGTGGGTGGCATCTTAAGAATATGGAAGATAAACCATCCAAGATATCTCCGCCAATTGAAAAAGGTGGATTTACTTTTAGTACGACATGGCTATTATTAGTTATCCCCCTTTGGGAAAGTACAGTGGTAGGACAGATGAGACCTAGTATAGATACTCGAAAATTTGAAGAAGATTTCCCTCCAGACATGAGACGTATGGTTTTTGAAAGGGAAGTAATCCAATCATTGAAAATAGAGGAAATTTTGGATACGAACACCAAAATTTCCGGCACTACCGTACCTCATGCTGAGGTAACGATAGCCGATGTTGTGGGAATTACACTTACAAAAACAAAGGCTGACATCGACGGCAAGTTCACCTTCAATTTGGATGAGAGATTCGAAGCGGGTACAGTTTTGAGGTTCGACGCAAAACTCGATAATGCCGCTTCTGAAACGGTTGAAAAGACTGTAATTGGCAACCGGCTGGAGTTTGGTCATGTATCTACAAGTATCCCTTTTAACACAACTGAAATTAAAGATGAAGAGATGAAAATCTATAGACAAAATGACAATCCCGGTATTGAAATAGTGGAGACAAGGGAAGATAGAGGTTGGAAACTGAGTGTCGAGGCAACAACACCACTGACCAATGAAAATCAGGATACGTTAGAGAATGCCTTGTACTATTTCAGTGCGGGGAGCGAACCTGAACTGATTGAAGGGACACCTGTCCCTGTAGCGCGTGGCATGACAAGTGAAACAATAGAATGGGTGCCGGATGAAGGTATCCTACTCAAACTGAACCCGATCCGTGCTGCGGCGGACACAGAATATAAGACAACCATCAAATGGATATTGTCGGATGGGCCCTAG
- a CDS encoding DUF1572 family protein, translating to MKFEQEFLNVIRARFKEIKRLGDRTLDQLSDDDMHWRYNESSNTIAVLAKHLRGNMYSRWTDVFTSDGEKADRGRDDEFEDDLNSKADVMAAWEDGWQVFFNALNSFTVDDLLRTQKIRGEDHTILEALERQHSHYATHIGQMMFIGKQIKGEDWQSLSIPKGKSEEYLK from the coding sequence ATGAAATTTGAACAGGAGTTCCTGAACGTCATCCGCGCACGGTTCAAGGAGATCAAACGCCTCGGGGACCGGACGTTGGATCAGCTGTCGGATGATGATATGCACTGGCGGTACAATGAGTCATCGAATACGATTGCGGTGCTTGCGAAGCATCTCAGGGGCAACATGTATTCGCGCTGGACGGATGTGTTCACATCAGACGGGGAGAAGGCGGACCGCGGACGGGATGATGAATTCGAGGATGACCTCAATTCAAAAGCGGATGTGATGGCTGCGTGGGAAGATGGCTGGCAGGTGTTCTTCAACGCGCTGAACAGCTTCACTGTGGATGATCTTCTGCGCACCCAGAAGATCCGGGGTGAGGACCATACGATCCTGGAGGCTCTGGAGCGGCAGCATTCACATTATGCGACGCACATCGGGCAGATGATGTTCATCGGCAAGCAGATCAAAGGGGAGGACTGGCAGTCGCTGAGCATCCCGAAGGGGAAATCCGAGGAATACTTGAAATGA
- the ric gene encoding iron-sulfur cluster repair di-iron protein: MTTVNREMWVSEIVKDIPKSADIFRKNRIDYCCGGKMPISQAVEERGLDLEGMIEEINSIEQHEEAGIQPKYLDEKGIVKFIQNRYHQELMDEFAALTPYVTKLARKHGSNEPHLVRIQELYRTLKHEMVEHTEDEDQNVFPMIIEFMEHPTPELAEKVRPHVSELEGEHEAVGDILKEIRDITDDFTPHANACGTYRLVYARLEKLEKDTFDHVHLENHELFERVRRAI, encoded by the coding sequence ATGACTACAGTAAACCGTGAAATGTGGGTCAGTGAAATCGTCAAAGACATCCCGAAGAGTGCAGATATATTCAGGAAAAATAGAATCGACTACTGTTGTGGCGGCAAGATGCCGATATCCCAGGCAGTGGAAGAGCGTGGGCTCGACCTCGAAGGCATGATTGAAGAGATCAACAGTATCGAGCAGCATGAAGAGGCCGGCATCCAGCCGAAGTATTTGGATGAGAAGGGGATCGTGAAGTTCATCCAGAACAGGTACCATCAGGAGCTGATGGACGAGTTCGCCGCCCTGACACCATACGTGACGAAGCTCGCCCGCAAGCATGGATCGAACGAACCGCATCTGGTGAGAATCCAGGAGCTGTATCGCACACTGAAGCATGAAATGGTCGAGCATACGGAGGACGAGGATCAGAATGTATTCCCGATGATCATCGAATTCATGGAGCACCCGACACCTGAACTGGCCGAAAAAGTGCGGCCGCATGTGAGCGAACTCGAAGGGGAGCATGAAGCTGTGGGAGATATTCTGAAGGAGATCCGTGACATTACAGACGACTTTACGCCGCACGCGAATGCATGCGGCACGTACAGGCTGGTATACGCACGGCTCGAGAAACTTGAAAAGGACACATTCGATCATGTCCATCTGGAAAATCACGAACTGTTCGAACGGGTCAGAAGAGCAATCTAA
- a CDS encoding dihydrodipicolinate synthase family protein, with product MLIEHFHVAVPTAFFEDESLDIKGTMDHITNLKEQGVKSVLVSGTTGEQHSLNLQEKLKMVETLESEGTLVDDMEIIFGVASIRQKEAEQLAKTVGETKIAGVMLGYPPYIRPSQAEALTYSKRIIELAGKPVILYNNSGRTGFDLSAESIIELARRDAVIGIKDAGDRKKIEQIQEDVYGAKLHFYAGGEEDLREKTAYGYDRLSSIAGNVAPVEIRNWFESLRTGEDTGAGEGDRVKEIMAQVYTGNAVVNLKRLLNQAEASMGRCRAPIGNAEG from the coding sequence ATGCTGATAGAACATTTTCATGTTGCGGTACCGACCGCATTTTTCGAAGATGAATCCCTCGATATCAAGGGGACGATGGACCATATCACGAATCTGAAGGAGCAGGGCGTCAAATCGGTGCTTGTTTCTGGAACGACCGGGGAGCAGCACAGCCTGAACCTCCAGGAAAAATTGAAGATGGTCGAGACGCTGGAATCTGAGGGTACACTCGTCGATGATATGGAAATCATATTCGGTGTCGCATCCATACGCCAGAAGGAGGCGGAGCAATTGGCCAAGACAGTGGGGGAGACGAAAATAGCAGGCGTCATGCTCGGGTATCCGCCTTATATACGACCGTCACAGGCGGAGGCGCTGACCTATTCGAAACGCATCATCGAACTGGCCGGGAAGCCTGTCATCCTATACAATAACTCTGGACGTACAGGCTTCGACCTGTCAGCGGAAAGCATCATCGAACTCGCCCGGCGGGATGCTGTAATCGGTATAAAGGATGCAGGGGACAGGAAGAAGATCGAACAGATTCAAGAAGATGTGTATGGAGCAAAACTTCATTTCTATGCCGGCGGGGAAGAGGATCTCCGGGAGAAGACTGCCTACGGATACGACCGCCTGTCCTCCATTGCGGGGAACGTGGCCCCGGTGGAAATAAGGAACTGGTTCGAAAGCCTCCGCACCGGAGAGGACACCGGTGCAGGAGAGGGGGATCGGGTGAAGGAGATCATGGCGCAGGTATACACGGGCAATGCCGTCGTGAACCTGAAAAGACTGCTCAACCAAGCAGAGGCATCGATGGGAAGGTGCAGGGCACCGATCGGCAATGCAGAAGGATGA
- a CDS encoding DUF1028 domain-containing protein has protein sequence MVELNTFSITARCARTGQLGVAVSTKLPAVGMLCPFGRADTGAIATQSFVNPYIGIQGIKYLSRGMTAEEAKEKIIASEQDLELRQFAIVDRHGGTAAFSGDRCVGYYNHFEGDGFVVAGNMLVNEKTLTDMKRTFEIHSDLELSERLLRALQAGQKAGGDKRGKQSAALKIYGVEDYPLVDLRVDEHEDPVTELARIYDVARKELFPLFSQMPTKQNPGGSFEPDKI, from the coding sequence ATGGTTGAACTCAATACGTTTTCCATCACGGCACGGTGTGCCAGGACCGGCCAGCTCGGGGTCGCGGTTTCGACGAAGCTGCCGGCGGTCGGCATGCTGTGCCCGTTCGGCAGGGCCGACACCGGTGCCATTGCGACGCAGTCGTTCGTCAATCCATACATTGGCATCCAGGGCATCAAGTACCTCTCCCGCGGGATGACCGCGGAAGAGGCGAAGGAGAAGATCATCGCATCAGAACAGGATCTTGAACTCAGACAGTTTGCGATCGTCGACCGGCACGGCGGCACCGCTGCATTTTCAGGCGACCGTTGCGTCGGCTACTATAACCATTTTGAAGGGGACGGCTTCGTCGTGGCCGGCAACATGCTGGTAAATGAAAAGACGCTGACGGATATGAAGCGCACATTCGAAATCCATTCCGATCTGGAGCTCTCGGAGCGTCTGCTGCGTGCGCTCCAGGCCGGTCAGAAGGCAGGGGGTGACAAACGTGGAAAGCAATCTGCGGCACTGAAGATATATGGCGTCGAAGACTACCCGCTCGTCGACCTCCGTGTCGATGAACATGAAGATCCGGTAACAGAACTCGCCCGTATCTACGATGTCGCCAGAAAAGAGCTCTTCCCATTGTTCTCGCAGATGCCGACCAAGCAGAATCCGGGTGGCAGCTTCGAACCGGATAAAATCTAG
- a CDS encoding glucose 1-dehydrogenase gives MGKLDGKVILMTGAASGLGQAAAVYAAEEGAKLSLVDLNAEALEETQNLVREKNSKAEVLLITADVSDEAAVKNYVDQTVEEFGRIDGFFNNAGIEGKQNLTQDYGIDEFKKVIDINLNGVFFGMKYVLEVMKEQGSGTIVNTASVGGIRGVGNQSGYSASKHGVVGLTRNSAVEYGEYGISINAIAPGAIMTAMVEGSLRQMAGEDWEAAGKEFVSVNPMKRFGKPEEVAALVSFLLSQESQFINGAVIPIDGGQSYKY, from the coding sequence ATGGGTAAACTTGATGGAAAAGTGATTCTTATGACAGGTGCAGCAAGCGGACTTGGCCAGGCAGCCGCAGTCTATGCAGCAGAGGAAGGCGCGAAACTTTCACTCGTCGACCTGAATGCGGAAGCACTTGAAGAGACGCAGAACCTGGTAAGGGAAAAGAATTCAAAGGCAGAAGTACTGCTGATCACGGCAGACGTTTCTGACGAAGCGGCAGTGAAGAACTATGTCGATCAGACGGTCGAGGAGTTCGGCCGCATCGATGGATTCTTCAACAACGCCGGCATCGAAGGCAAGCAGAATCTTACGCAGGACTACGGCATAGACGAATTCAAAAAGGTCATCGACATCAACTTGAACGGTGTATTCTTTGGCATGAAGTATGTGCTCGAAGTGATGAAGGAGCAGGGTTCCGGCACCATCGTCAATACTGCCTCCGTCGGAGGCATCCGCGGTGTTGGCAACCAGTCCGGCTATTCCGCAAGCAAGCACGGCGTCGTGGGACTCACACGCAACTCCGCCGTCGAATACGGTGAATACGGCATCAGCATCAACGCCATCGCCCCGGGTGCCATCATGACCGCCATGGTCGAAGGCTCACTGCGTCAGATGGCCGGCGAAGACTGGGAGGCGGCAGGTAAGGAGTTCGTCAGCGTCAACCCGATGAAACGTTTCGGCAAACCTGAAGAAGTCGCCGCACTCGTCTCATTCCTGCTCAGCCAGGAATCCCAGTTCATCAACGGTGCAGTCATTCCGATCGATGGCGGCCAATCGTACAAGTATTAA
- a CDS encoding PPK2 family polyphosphate kinase, whose product MNIDDYRLTGDKKIDLTEIPTTEGKTDENEKIRDEVIPPLVDRLQLLHQKLNAEEKHGILVVLQALDAAGKDESISYIFSNLNPQGLKVTTFGKPTEVEQKHDYLWRMMPALPARGEVGILNRSHYEEVIAPRVHDNVLLDGDYPAGVDEESIWPMRYEQIKNYEKYLHDNNIHIVKFFFNMSKDEQKRRLLERMKDPDKQHEFSFSDVEERQYWDKYQEVFQDMLNETSTEYSPWYVLPADDEWHTRRLVNEAMIDLMEKLDPKFPEMTGEEKEKLEEYIEKLESE is encoded by the coding sequence ATGAATATAGATGACTACAGATTGACTGGAGACAAGAAGATAGATCTCACTGAAATACCCACTACAGAAGGAAAGACGGATGAAAATGAAAAGATAAGGGACGAAGTCATTCCGCCGCTCGTCGACCGGCTGCAGCTTCTCCATCAGAAGCTGAATGCCGAGGAGAAACACGGTATACTCGTCGTCCTGCAGGCACTCGATGCCGCCGGGAAGGATGAATCGATCAGCTACATCTTCTCCAACCTGAATCCGCAGGGGCTCAAGGTCACCACCTTCGGCAAGCCGACCGAAGTGGAACAGAAGCATGACTACCTATGGCGCATGATGCCCGCACTCCCCGCCCGCGGCGAAGTCGGCATTTTGAACCGTTCCCATTATGAGGAGGTCATCGCTCCACGCGTGCACGACAATGTGCTGCTCGATGGAGACTACCCGGCAGGTGTCGATGAGGAGTCCATCTGGCCCATGCGGTACGAACAGATCAAAAACTATGAGAAATACCTTCATGACAACAACATCCACATCGTGAAGTTCTTCTTCAACATGTCGAAGGACGAACAGAAAAGACGACTGCTCGAACGCATGAAGGACCCTGATAAACAACACGAATTCTCCTTCTCTGATGTCGAGGAAAGGCAATACTGGGATAAGTATCAGGAAGTCTTCCAGGATATGCTGAATGAAACATCCACCGAATATTCCCCTTGGTATGTCCTGCCGGCCGATGACGAATGGCATACACGCCGGCTCGTCAATGAAGCAATGATCGACCTGATGGAGAAGCTCGATCCGAAGTTCCCGGAAATGACCGGTGAGGAGAAAGAGAAACTCGAGGAGTATATAGAGAAGCTTGAAAGTGAATAG
- a CDS encoding haloacid dehalogenase-like hydrolase, translating into MKRLLDCTASDFLNMTGQDLKQSIKASEGRTMLAETMATVPPLYPDVTNAELTVSFGADLLLFNVFDVFHPEVRGYTPSNPAQVIHEIKRLTGRPVGLNLEPVDLNAEQIETLDAIDRGRIASEEALAQAKSLGFDFICLTGNPKTGVTNVEITNAIQRARAVFGSDALIIAGKMHGAGVTNETGSGIISESALDAFIDAGADVILMPSPGTVPGITTEDAQKYVSYVHSKGALTMLTIGTSQEGADESTIRQIALAAKMAGADIHHIGDAGFYGIAVPENIMAYSITIRGRRHTYVRMARSIHR; encoded by the coding sequence ATGAAAAGACTGCTCGACTGCACCGCTTCCGACTTCCTCAATATGACAGGCCAGGATCTGAAGCAATCGATCAAGGCAAGTGAGGGCCGGACTATGCTCGCTGAGACAATGGCGACCGTACCACCGCTCTATCCGGATGTGACGAATGCGGAACTCACCGTGTCATTCGGCGCCGATCTGCTGCTCTTTAACGTTTTCGATGTATTCCATCCTGAAGTCAGGGGCTACACTCCATCAAATCCGGCTCAGGTCATCCATGAAATAAAAAGACTCACCGGCAGACCGGTCGGCCTCAACCTGGAACCGGTGGACCTCAATGCCGAACAGATTGAAACCTTGGACGCCATTGACCGAGGCCGCATCGCTTCAGAGGAGGCACTTGCACAGGCGAAATCGCTCGGCTTCGATTTCATCTGCCTCACCGGCAACCCGAAGACCGGTGTGACGAACGTCGAGATCACGAACGCCATCCAGCGTGCACGCGCAGTCTTCGGCAGTGATGCGCTCATCATCGCTGGAAAGATGCATGGTGCCGGTGTGACGAATGAGACCGGAAGCGGCATCATCTCGGAATCCGCACTCGATGCCTTCATCGATGCCGGTGCAGACGTCATCCTGATGCCGTCACCTGGAACCGTGCCGGGCATCACCACTGAAGATGCACAGAAGTATGTTTCATACGTCCATTCGAAAGGCGCCCTCACCATGCTCACCATCGGAACCAGTCAGGAAGGTGCGGATGAATCGACCATCCGTCAGATTGCCCTCGCCGCCAAGATGGCCGGTGCAGACATCCATCATATCGGTGATGCAGGATTCTACGGCATCGCGGTACCTGAGAACATCATGGCTTATTCCATCACCATCCGGGGGCGCCGCCATACTTATGTACGCATGGCCCGCTCCATCCACCGCTAG
- a CDS encoding WxL domain-containing protein produces MNFKKWMAGVLGTGLVVSMGVNSATAYGSESNVAGSAPSEAKVEFTGGHLTLDNVTSISFGNTEVTSKANIYNSADDSFSLQVTDERGTGGGWHLTARALNFHNEAGQETLIGSKILLDRGSTVDTDASKNQEPGVTQEIKLYAGGDSTLIVNASSHENIQEAQGVGTWVAEWDNTSDSRVKLDVPARSASTGKHTADIEWTLYNGPATENQ; encoded by the coding sequence ATGAATTTCAAGAAGTGGATGGCAGGCGTATTAGGTACAGGACTGGTTGTGTCGATGGGGGTGAATTCTGCGACTGCGTATGGGAGTGAAAGTAATGTAGCAGGCTCTGCTCCATCGGAAGCGAAAGTTGAGTTTACTGGGGGACATCTTACCTTGGATAATGTAACTTCGATAAGTTTCGGTAATACAGAAGTTACGAGTAAAGCGAATATTTACAACTCTGCAGATGATTCGTTCTCACTTCAAGTGACAGATGAGAGGGGTACGGGTGGAGGTTGGCACCTGACTGCAAGAGCCTTGAATTTTCATAATGAAGCAGGCCAAGAGACACTAATCGGCTCAAAAATTCTGCTCGATAGGGGATCCACTGTGGATACGGATGCTAGTAAGAACCAAGAACCTGGTGTAACGCAAGAAATAAAACTCTATGCAGGTGGCGATAGCACTCTTATTGTTAACGCCTCTTCCCACGAAAATATTCAAGAGGCACAGGGAGTCGGCACTTGGGTGGCAGAATGGGATAACACATCAGATTCAAGAGTGAAATTGGATGTTCCCGCAAGGTCAGCCTCTACAGGAAAGCATACCGCAGATATTGAATGGACATTATACAACGGACCCGCAACTGAGAACCAATAG
- a CDS encoding DUF916 and DUF3324 domain-containing protein: MKRKWFLLIFLSLLLLPSLTAQADDGVVPYSVEAVIPENQVDQGVTYFDIEMEQGERQELEVIVYNSSDEPITVEARANAAATNSNGLIIYDAAEEKPHESMLHPFNEITSIEQGEVEIGPNSQETVTVTVDAPNEPFDGTILGGLHFIQKQEASESEASLQIENRYAYALAVQIREAGNDTVVEPVLEFLSLEPGLINHRTGLQTQFANTAPKLIGGIEFEGSIYPEGSDEPIHTRTVEDFSIAPNSQFNFPVMFEDQKLEPGDYVFRAFVSNSEHEWTFEEVFEITAEAADKANDEAVEIEEEENTWMMPALIALGALVVVLLAVVIYLLLGRRK; encoded by the coding sequence ATGAAAAGAAAATGGTTTTTACTTATATTCCTGAGTCTACTGTTGCTGCCTTCTTTGACTGCCCAAGCCGATGATGGTGTCGTGCCCTATTCGGTTGAAGCGGTGATTCCTGAAAACCAGGTCGATCAGGGTGTCACTTACTTTGACATCGAGATGGAACAGGGGGAGAGACAGGAACTTGAAGTCATCGTATATAATTCATCGGATGAACCAATCACTGTAGAAGCGCGCGCCAATGCCGCCGCCACCAACAGCAACGGGCTCATCATCTATGATGCGGCTGAGGAGAAGCCGCATGAATCCATGCTGCATCCTTTCAATGAAATCACATCGATTGAACAGGGAGAAGTTGAGATTGGACCGAATAGCCAGGAGACGGTCACTGTGACGGTTGATGCACCAAACGAGCCGTTCGATGGCACCATCCTTGGCGGTCTTCATTTTATACAGAAGCAGGAAGCATCGGAAAGTGAAGCCAGCCTGCAGATCGAGAACCGCTATGCATATGCGCTCGCAGTACAGATACGCGAGGCGGGGAACGACACCGTCGTCGAACCGGTGTTGGAGTTCCTGTCCCTTGAGCCGGGACTCATCAACCATCGGACGGGCCTCCAGACGCAGTTCGCCAATACGGCGCCGAAACTCATCGGCGGCATCGAATTCGAGGGGAGTATATATCCGGAAGGATCGGATGAACCCATCCATACACGGACTGTGGAGGACTTCAGCATCGCACCAAACTCACAATTCAACTTCCCCGTGATGTTCGAGGACCAGAAGCTTGAGCCGGGTGACTATGTCTTCAGAGCATTCGTCAGCAACAGTGAGCATGAATGGACGTTTGAGGAAGTATTCGAAATCACGGCGGAAGCGGCTGATAAAGCGAATGACGAGGCGGTCGAAATCGAAGAGGAAGAGAATACCTGGATGATGCCGGCATTGATTGCTTTGGGGGCGCTGGTTGTTGTACTGCTCGCTGTAGTCATTTACCTGCTTTTAGGACGCAGGAAATAG
- a CDS encoding helix-turn-helix transcriptional regulator: MKSARASRDLTQKALAEQVEVSRQTINLIEKGEYNPSLALCIKICKALGCTLDDLFWDEY, translated from the coding sequence ATGAAGAGCGCACGTGCCAGCCGGGATCTCACCCAGAAAGCACTGGCCGAACAGGTGGAGGTCAGCCGCCAGACAATCAACTTGATCGAAAAGGGGGAGTACAATCCTTCATTGGCATTATGCATTAAAATCTGCAAGGCACTTGGATGCACATTGGATGACCTCTTCTGGGATGAATATTAA